acaatcaaacataTGAAAATGTATAGTTATAAATTCCACGATAACATTTAATACAGAAATAGTaacatttcctaaaaattataAGGTGATCatgtatatttattaagtaaattcatattttttatgaataaaatcttttggaATTAAATAAGACTGATCTATATAAgttatgtattcatttaaaaatagtatgaaaaaaGTATAATGAGATTTctgttgattattattttcttttcacactcataaaaaaaaaacaatcaaacataTGAAAATGTATAGTTATAAATTCCACGATAACATTTAATACAGAAATAGTaacatttcctaaaaattataAGGTGATCatgtatatttattaagtaaattcacattttttatgaataaaatcttttggaATTAAATAAGACTGATCTATATAAGTTatgtattcattcaaaaatagtaTGAAAAAAGTATAATGAGATTTctgttgattattattttcttttcacactcataaaaaaaaaacaatcaaacataTGAAAATGTATAGTTATAAATTCCACGATAACATTTAATACAGAAATAGTaacatttcctaaaaattataAGGTGATCatgtatatttattaagtaaattcacattttttatgaataaaatcttttggaATTGAAGTAATTATTGgagattcaatattaatttttcacacAACTATTTTAATCCATTCTTTAGTGAAGTGTTTCTATATTATAATGTATTGTTCTATAATTTAATCTATTGTTCTTCTTAAGTAGGACTGGTAGCTCTTCTGTGtttaagatattctttaaaaatactagtattgatattttttttaaaaaaactatttaattattttgtattattaactgctttttttttaaaagtgatattcaatttatttatatactttgtaaatattttctattgacaTGGAATTTAAACTCAACTGTTTAGAATTTGCTAAACTTTTTCTAAACTAACATATTGGCCAGGATCTTTCACAattaaaaagctatttaattattcagaaatgcaTTTTACAACTTTCTGCTTTTGAGTAATACCCAttgtaattaatgtattaaaaaatataataaatggtcAAAAAGCTGTTTTCTAaccatttttgtttgtttctgatGTCACAATAACATCAATTAAATGCTTAAACAATATAACtcctttatgtttaaatattctattgatttgcattaattaattattttaatcctttggtttcttacaatttttttaaaaacatttctgtaCAAAAATCAGGGATAAatgttttgtgaatattttttttaatacttttaattaagtgaaaatattttattccattcttttaaaattagaattctgttcaatttttattaaagattcagTTTgctatgaagatttttttttttttttaaatcagtaacctAAATTGACTTGTCATAACTAAaacttgcttatttttttaataataataaattcagtaatatttagATACATATAAGTTTTACTTTTTGCAGTGTATTagtttatataatctttttgttatatataaattatcattaaccatcaaatgtaaatttcttattttgtttaacaattaatgaaatttcctCTTGACACACTTAGGACTATAAAAAAACTTTGGAAGTTATGTGTTTTGCATTGTGTCTTTCTCTCGTGATAGATGCACATATGCTACTTCCAATGAAGTTTAACTCTATTAGAAGAGTAGTTCTGTCCTGTTTTATCTTTGTTGTTATTCATATGTTGCTTTTCACTTTATAGTGtacactttaaattttgaaattttctttataactattattgtatattaattgctgtattaaaatatataatagaaaataatttacattatctTTTCAGTGGAATTATTGTCCCGATTCCAATTCTCTTAATAATTCTTATGATTATATCAAAGTTGAGTGTTGCTTTTTCcccatcaaaaaaaaattaaaatcttttctaaaataatatgaatcaagATGATAAAAATCACTTGCTATAACTTCAACATTGAaagctttttttcccccttccaatttcataaacattaaggaaaatgttatttgttatatCCCTCAAAACAAGACAAGAAGCAAAggttttatagtaaaataaacattaatattagcaataaataatatttaattatgtttttttttgttcccgaaatattgaaaacattttcttctaattaaattttaggaaaaaaagaaagaaaaaatccctttttaagGAGGGAAAAAGCTGCTTTTAGAAAAACTTATGCTTCTATCATTATTATTGCAATACTGTGATAGTTACATCTGATTATATGTATTTTTCCTGTCTGGCtgcatgtattttaaaaaaatgcatgcagcCAGAATGCTCTAAAATGATTGTAATAATTGTatgttaatcttttatttttacttttagtatTAGTTTTGGATTGAAATAGCAGCACTTAATGCATAGGAAAATGTTCTTTTATCAAGACAAGTATATTTAGGGATATTTGTATTTTCCTCTCACTCTTTTATtatctatcaatttttgagcCAGCAACCTGGCCTACGGGTAGGCTctgattttcttcaaatattactatttctattaaattagtGTGAGTCAAttgctaaaagttttttttataaaatgtaataatgtcATTAATGGAATGTAGTTGATGTGcactatcatttaatttaaagtatcacttttgtgtaaacattttattcattttatctatcattttaataCCTTTCAATGTGTATGCActcgaatatatttattttgtttttctacagtacaaattaaaaagagggaaaatcacaaattttattccagttgctttaaaaattttgaaaggttttaaataattaaaagatagatTTCATGCTCtagaagaatagaataaaaaatgattgaagTTTTAATGGTGTATAAACTCtgttatacttataaataataaaaaaagaggagtaaagaagatatatataaatttttttaaagatttaataatagaaataagattattgcataaaattcctatattttaaatgttttatttgattacTATTGCTTTTAGTTCTTGCTttgaatttctattataaaatttcgttttgtaaaactaaaataattaatgttttcccCAGTCCACTTTAACAAGTCACTAATAATTTTGGTTCTCTGATTAGTCATTTTACTTTCAACAATccgtacttaaaaaaaatatccatagttGATAAATCTAATGATTTAGCAGGAATATGAGTGAAACTTTTAAATGGATAGCAGTATCTTGTTTAATCTATTCTGAGAATTTAAAAGGGAGTTTAATCATTTGCATTGTCTTGAAGTAGTTATACTGCTTGATTAATTTGTAGCTAGATTTATATGGGAATAATTTTCCTTTAAGGcaggaaataaattaaagaaaataacagattttcttctttattttatttttccaaaatatagttCCAATAATTTGAATAGCctcatttaaaatagtaaatctgtgtatagtaaaataaaatggttagaaattattttgattttcatctataacaacaatattatgaaaaaaagtcttattgaaaaatgctAATCTACTAATAAAACATCTGTTCATTTGAATAGTTTCAGTATTGTACCTTTAAATTATGgctaaaaaaaaagacaatttagtatTTTGTATGGTTATCATGTATCTTtatcattttggaaattttatttgattaataatcattaataagcTGTTAATTCGTTAAGAATTAACAGCTTATTAACGATTaagagttaattaaattaatttatagtttaatttttagttgatttatagtttaaagaatttctttataagtttaagaagtttatttaagtttaagtttatttctttatagtctaaaaaatatataagcttaaagaatttttttttttttttttttttttttccccattctgCTTATAATGCTTGAATTGAATAATTGTAGCTGtcatattactttaaatatcatGAGGAAAGATAAtccaaactttttcttttatatatgagAACAAATTTAACTTGACATTTTGAGGAGCAAATAACCTTTTTTTCGATATTTGCAGTGTATATCACTGTAttaactttcagaaaaatatttgattgaaatgcaacttgaaattttgcatgtttcGTAACATCGATAAATAAGTTTGTGATGTCTGActaccatttaaaataataaatgttgtcAGTGTCACCATTGAAAGTAATTGCTTATCATACCATAACACAGTCAGGACAAGAGAACAGTGTgatagaatttgtttttatttctttgtatcttAATAAGGATCCTTTGtatcttaataattttctgtttaatagtTATAGATTTACTTAATTCTAACTTGTACTGGGGTTCTTGCGACACGGTATGTActgttttgtttcaataaaagcTTGTGCGTCCAAAAGTCGTCTATCATCTTAAGTTCCATTGCGatagatattgcaaaataataattttggcaGAGTTGTCAATCTCTACAACTGGACTGATTTCGCCAAGCTGTTGATTTTACCTCTTGAAATACATAATGATCTATCGTGACTGtacaagtgtaatttaaaataatactttctccTGTTTTTAATTGTACTTTGGAACCTAGCTTAGTGAACATAATTTGTTCTCGTATCTTATTCGTAATATGAAACTTTTGTTGAGTGAAACAATTTTATCCATAGGAAGCTATTTAACCCTTTCCCTACTGATCCTGCCCAACCGGCCGGTCCAATTCTATCCTGGAAGGCCAGTTCCTATTTCAAATCAGGGATGCAAGATGTAAAATGAACTATCACCAAAGATGTTTTCGCTTTACATCCTGTACccctcttttaaaaaaagaaactggtCCTCCAGGATAAAATTTTAACGGTCAGTTGGAACGGGTCCGTAATAAAAGGGTTGAAATAGAACAATTCATcccattccttaaaaaaaaatacccaaacaaatatataataatgcaatttattattttaaaagaaaattgtataaagagAGTTGCCTCTGGCAGGGTTTCAAGATTTACGTTATCGCTAAATGAATTTGTAGCGCGAATAGCCCGTGCCTTATTAAGATGATGCTACTGAGTATGCGATGCAATAATTCTCCCTGCTTTCAACAACTCATTTTTTCACTGGAAGGTTGTTGCTCTGTTGAATCTGTTTATTTCCCCCTTTTTCCAAATCGCCCCCCCCCCCAGCTTTTTGTGGTCACACAGAATTACCTTCATAAGTCCTGTAGTTCTGGTTGCGTTCTCCTCCACCTCGTCGGTGTTGCTGTCCACCTCTAGCCCCAGGTTCATCATCATAGTTGCAATCTTGTCGATTAAGGCTGTATTAACACTTGTTCAAATCTTTCGGAATTGCTTTCGACAACGCTATCTGGCCAAATTTTCTTCTGTGTAGATATAAAGTTTCTCTTCAAACAAGCGCTCAACTCAAGGTTGAGGCAGGATAATCCGGTTATATTATTGAGTTATTGAGATTGAGAGGTTTGTCTAAATTTTGCTTTGTGATATCTCTCGAAAATGGAAAATGAAGATGGAGAGAGAAAACGACCCTTGATGAATAGTcgtaaaattttatgtgaaataaaaattattgaaatcggtACATTAGAGTTTTATATAATGATTGTGAATGGGTaacattttttacaaagaatGTGTAGTGAAGGTGTTTTATTGCAAATTCCGTTGAAAATGGGTATAGTTGGGAACAAGATACGATTGACGACGTATCTAGGTTTTCctaacttttatatgaaataaaaattcgtgaAATCGGTACTCAGGTTATGGTTGGGGACAGATTCTTTGTTTTTgccaatcattttaaatatatggatgGTGAACAAACACCTCGTCGCTGAAAGGGCTTGTTTGTATTGATTTTTCGAATTAAATGGATTAtataaacatcttttttattGTTAGAATTTGTTTCTGGAAAGATAATCATAATTAAGCTTATTTTATGGTTCATTATTGATGAAACTGTTCAAGTGGTTAAATACTTACAAGTGATATTCAGAAACAACAGCAATCATACATACTTACTGTTTTTAGATTTGTTGAacccactttttaaaaaatttctgctttttcacaatgatattaaatacatttctatcTTTTCCTCTCTCTATTTGGCGCAATTGCATTATATGTCCAAGTTTCCTTGAATGTTGCTGCATTGTTCTATTCATAGATGAAAGTTTCGTATATCGTCGCTTATCacctatttcaatttttataagaacaagtagaaatgaaatatttttggagcCAATAAcgagattttctttctttttccgtATTAGACGTGAGTGTGTGATCACATGTTCATGCCAGATTTAGGAAGAAGGATCACAACTATTCTTTATTAATCGCGAAAATTTCAGCCCCCTccacttcatattttaaaatttaaaaaaattgagatgaGTAGTGTTGCTGATTTTGCGACGATAAAGAAGTCTGCATCTTTTTCTTCATGTAGCtgcatatctaaaaaataaataaaagacgatAAAAACTAtacgtttttgtttgttttaagattcaaatcatgtaattttacttttttcaggacatattaattatattaccaACACATACATATTCTGCCTTAACTCGTACTAATTCCACAGCTTTTATAGTGTTTTTGAttaccaaaatataaatatttttcttctgaaaaaactAGAGGAAAGCGAGGCTATAacttttatcagaatatttacaAAGACAGTTTTGTGTGGAAAGaacatatataatatcaaattataattttataatttgaacaaATAGTTACTAATTAAATAAAGCTATTTGAAACTAAGCCattgttttacattaaaaatgtctGATATATATGCCAAtcgtttttatatcatttaaagtttttaaactttatcttaTTGATTTTATAACTACATATATTATGAAAGAGGGCTAAAGAATGTactctatatttttatttgtgctaGTATTAATATTATCAGTGTAATTTTGTAACAATTCTTTACTACATATTCTTTTCTAGTTCATTAtatgttcttattttaatatttcttccttcAGTTCCAAAATGTCTGCCTCCGCCATATACCTACTGGACCTTAAAGGAAAGGTCCTCATATCGAGGAACTACAGAGGAGATATAGATATGTCTGTAGCAGATAAATTCATGTCATTGCTGATGGAAAAGGAAGAAGAAGGTTGTGTCACTCCAATCTTGTCTCACAATGGGATAACAttcatgtatattaaatataataatttgtatctTGTTGCTACCACGAAAAAGAATGCCAATGTCGCTCTTGTCTTTGTTTTCCTGCATAAAATTGTCCAAGTCTTTATTGAATACTTCAAGGAATTAGAGGAGGAGAGTATCAGAGATAATTTCGTCATTATTTATGAACTTCTGGATGAGCTAATGGACTTTGGCTACCCGCAGACCACGGACAGTAAAATTCTGCAGGAGTTCATCACTCAGGAAAGTCACAAGATGGAGGCTCAGCCGCGACCACCGATGGCAGTTACGAATGCAGTTTCTTGGAGATCTGAAGGAATCAAATATCGCAAGAATGAGGTTTTCTTGGATGTCATCGAGTCAGTCAATCTCTTGGCTAATGCCAATGGCAACGTATTGCGCAGTGAAATCGTCGGTTGCATTAAAATGAGGGTTTACCTTTCTGGAATGCCAGAGCTTCGTTTAGGACTGAATGACAAAGTATTATTCGAAAGCACTGGCCGAGGGAAAAGTAAATCTGTCGAATTGGAAGATGTCAAGTTTCACCAGTGTGTACGTCTGTCCAGATTTGAGAATGATCGCACCATCTCATTCATCCCCCCGGATGGTGAATTCGAACTCATGTCTTATCGTCTAAACACTCATGTGAAGCCACTGATATGGATAGAATCCGTCATCGAGCGGCATGCCCACAGTCGGGTCGAGTACATGGTGAAAGCAAAGAGTCAGTTCAAGCGACGATCCACTGCCAACAACGTAGAGATAATTATTCCAGTTCCCAATGATGCTGATTCGCCGAAATTCAAAACCACCGTGGGCAATGTGAAATATGCACCCGAGCAGAATGCTATTATTTGGAGTGTCAAATCCTTCCCCGGCGGCAAAGAGTACCTTATGAGGGCCCATTTCGGATTGCCCAGTGTTGAGAGTGAAGAGAGCGAGGGCAAGCCTCCCATCCAAGTTAAATTCGAAATTCCTTATTTTACGACTTCCGGGATCCAAGTGCGTTATCTtaagattattgaaaaaagtGGTTACCAAGCTCTTCCATGGGTTAGATACATTACTCAAAATGGCGATTATCAGTTAAGgactcattaaaattatattgcattaaatGTCTGTTGAGTTCTGTTTTGTTTTTGGTGGTGATTCCTAGGGGTACAAAAACGCTTCTTTCTTGATCAAAGTAAcaagattttgttttttttatttcctatagtTGAAACCCagtgcattat
The window above is part of the Argiope bruennichi chromosome 7, qqArgBrue1.1, whole genome shotgun sequence genome. Proteins encoded here:
- the LOC129976284 gene encoding AP-1 complex subunit mu-1; the protein is MSASAIYLLDLKGKVLISRNYRGDIDMSVADKFMSLLMEKEEEGCVTPILSHNGITFMYIKYNNLYLVATTKKNANVALVFVFLHKIVQVFIEYFKELEEESIRDNFVIIYELLDELMDFGYPQTTDSKILQEFITQESHKMEAQPRPPMAVTNAVSWRSEGIKYRKNEVFLDVIESVNLLANANGNVLRSEIVGCIKMRVYLSGMPELRLGLNDKVLFESTGRGKSKSVELEDVKFHQCVRLSRFENDRTISFIPPDGEFELMSYRLNTHVKPLIWIESVIERHAHSRVEYMVKAKSQFKRRSTANNVEIIIPVPNDADSPKFKTTVGNVKYAPEQNAIIWSVKSFPGGKEYLMRAHFGLPSVESEESEGKPPIQVKFEIPYFTTSGIQVRYLKIIEKSGYQALPWVRYITQNGDYQLRTH